The Bradyrhizobium sp. CCGB01 genome segment GTGCTCCAGATGGTGATGGATTCGCTGCGCTACTGGGTCGAGGTCTGCCATGTCGACGGCTTCCGCTTCGACCTCGCCACCACACTGGCGCGCGGGCCGAACGGCTATGATCGCGGCATCTCGTTCCTCACGGCAGTCCGGCAGGATCCGGTGCTGGCGACGGTCAAGCTCGTCGCCGAACCCTGGGATCTCGGGCTCGGCGGCTACCAGGTCGGCGCATTCCCGTCGCAATGGTCGGAGTGGAACGATCGGTATCGCAGCGCCATGCGCCGCTACTGGAGCGGCGAAGGCAGCCTGATCGGCGACATCTCCAGCCGCATGACGGCCTCATCCGACCTGTTCAACCATGACGGACGGCGGCCGCGCGCCAGCATCAACCACATCACCGTGCATGACGGCTTCACGCTCGCCGACCTCTTCAGCTACAACGAGAAGCACAACGAGGCCAATGGCGAGGACAATCGCGACGGCTCCAACGACAACCACAGCAACAATTGCGGTGTCGAGGGTCCGACCGACGATCCGGACATCATCAGCCTGCGGCGGCAGCTTCGCAAGAACGTGCTGGCCTGCCTGATGCTGGCGCAGGGCGTTCCGCTGATCCTCGCCGGCGACGAGGTTGGCAATTCGCAGTCCGGCAACAACAACGCCTATTGCCAGGACAACGAGGTCGGCTGGGTCGGCTGGGACAATCTCGGCAAGGACGGCGACGACATGGTCGATTTCGTCGCCGGGCTCGCCGAAATCCGCCGCCGGTTCTCGCAGCTTCGCAGCCATCGCTGGCTCGACGGCCGCGCCAAGGATGGCATCTCCTACGGCGCGCTGTGGCTGACGCCCGCCGGCGACGAGATGACGGAGAGCGACTGGAATTTCCCGGAAGGGCGGTTCCTCTCCTATGTGATGGGGCCGATGGAACCGGGAAGCGCCGCGATCTTTATCGTACTGAACGCCGCCCCCGAAGAAATCGCATTCAAATTGCCCAAAATGACCGAATACAAAAGCTGGCAGCAGATCCTGAACACGACGGATGGCGGGCTGAACAGCATTGATTTCCTGCCCGGAAGCGACAGCAAGGCGCCGCCGCGCTCCGTGCTCGCCTTCGCGGGGGCGCTATGAGGCCATCCTTCGGGGCGAGGCCGACCAGGGACGGCGTGTCGTTCCGGCTTTGGGCGCCCGGTGCGCGCCGGGTCGATCTCCTGCTCGACAGAAGGCACGCGATGCAGCGCCGGCAGGATGGCTGGTATGTCGCCGAGATTGCCGCCCTGCCCGTCGGCAGCCCCTACAAGTTCAGGATCGACGACGAGATCGACGTGCCCGATCCGGCCTCGGCCTTCCAGCCCGAGGACGTATCCGGCCCGAGCGAGGTGATCGATCACGACGCCTTCGCATGGCGCGCGCGCGATTGGCGCGGACGTCCCTGGGAAGAGACGGTGCTGATCGAGACTCATGTCGGCACCTTCACGCGGGATGGCACCTACCGCGCCATGATCGACAAGCTCGATCATCTCGTTGCGACCGGCGTCACCGCGCTCGAATTGATGCCGCTGGCCGATTTCGCCGGCCGCCGCGGCTGGGGTTATGACGGCGTGCTGTGGTATGCGCCCGACAGCGCCTATGGCCGGCCCGAGGACCTCAAGACACTGATCGACGAGGCGCATCTGCGCGGGCTGATGGTGTTCCTCGACGTCGTCTACAATCATTTCGGACCGGAAGGGAATTATCTCGGCCGCTATGCGCCGGCCTTCTTCACCGATGCGCATACGCCGTGGGGCAGTGCGATCGACTATCGCGTGCCGCAGGTCCGGGCCTTCGCAGTCGAGAACGCGCTGTCCTGGCTCACCGACTACCGCTTCGACGGCCTGAGGCTGGACGCCGCCAACCACATCATGGCGATCCCCGGCGAGCAGTCGATGCTGCAGGACCTCA includes the following:
- the glgX gene encoding glycogen debranching protein GlgX, producing MRLTAGSPARLGASWDGRGSNFALFSANAQKVELCLFDTQGRRELERVELPERTEDVWHGYLNDVSPGQLYGYRVHGPYEPEHGHRFNANKLLLDPYAKRLAGRLVWSDAHFAYRTGSPREDLSFDRRDNARGMPKAVVVDETFNWGRREIRPNIPWEDTIIYEAHVKGLTQKRDDVPPNLRGTYGGLSSPAMIEHLKTLGVTTVELLPIHSFIDDRILVEKKLANYWGYNTLSFFAPEPRYAQDNALDSFRTTVARLHDAGIEVMLDVVYNHTAEGNHLGPTLCYRGIDNASYYWLNRENPRYYDDFTGCGSSVNLTHPRVLQMVMDSLRYWVEVCHVDGFRFDLATTLARGPNGYDRGISFLTAVRQDPVLATVKLVAEPWDLGLGGYQVGAFPSQWSEWNDRYRSAMRRYWSGEGSLIGDISSRMTASSDLFNHDGRRPRASINHITVHDGFTLADLFSYNEKHNEANGEDNRDGSNDNHSNNCGVEGPTDDPDIISLRRQLRKNVLACLMLAQGVPLILAGDEVGNSQSGNNNAYCQDNEVGWVGWDNLGKDGDDMVDFVAGLAEIRRRFSQLRSHRWLDGRAKDGISYGALWLTPAGDEMTESDWNFPEGRFLSYVMGPMEPGSAAIFIVLNAAPEEIAFKLPKMTEYKSWQQILNTTDGGLNSIDFLPGSDSKAPPRSVLAFAGAL